A genomic window from Candidatus Kouleothrix ribensis includes:
- a CDS encoding tetratricopeptide repeat protein, translating into MSRRYLPPTPAPLLGSPGEAGASWLTPEQFTYFRDILAAYSGVHLDLTRQRLLEHSLARRLAATGDQVDSYQLRLSAAGGRDELRRLAELVLNHETMFFRNGPHFHALRSVLLPELHRRRPAGTPIRIWSAGCATGEEAYSLAITALETFKLVGHRPVEIVATDLSEPALQRARTGVYRGRSLQNVPPEILRRHFNAYDDGYIVDAAVRSLVRFEQINLLEPFPREMQGIDIIFCQNVTIYFQLKTCQQLITRFYECLPSDGLLFLGFSETLWNIFDRFRTREIAGAYVYSKESPTTPAIASPPAAGAPPVPARAGRSRAGHSTSVPERAKSRRAAHAPAHAAHAEPGPQRAQNDRTLLAQGHTLLAQGRFDEALEILRHIAPHSALAPAAITLVARAHADRGDLDLAAAEVQRVIEIDTLHAEAYLLLGIIYSRQGQWANSIQQLERARYLNAELELVSFYLAEAYRQASRHDRAAAEYRNTLQKLDKHPPGALLDGVAVSWLRETCQRHIDNLLRSTLSNVGA; encoded by the coding sequence ATGAGCCGACGCTACCTGCCACCAACACCTGCACCCTTACTCGGCAGCCCCGGCGAAGCCGGCGCAAGCTGGCTCACACCCGAGCAGTTCACGTATTTCCGCGATATACTGGCCGCCTACAGCGGCGTGCATCTCGACCTGACGCGCCAGCGCTTGCTCGAACATAGCCTGGCGCGCCGGCTCGCCGCCACCGGCGATCAGGTCGATAGCTACCAGCTCAGGCTCAGCGCTGCCGGTGGCCGCGATGAGCTTCGGCGCCTGGCCGAGCTGGTGCTGAATCACGAGACGATGTTCTTCCGCAATGGCCCACACTTCCATGCGCTGCGCAGCGTGCTGCTGCCCGAGCTACATCGGCGCCGGCCGGCTGGCACACCCATCCGCATCTGGAGCGCCGGCTGTGCTACCGGCGAAGAGGCCTACTCGCTGGCGATCACTGCCCTTGAGACCTTTAAACTCGTAGGCCACCGCCCGGTCGAGATCGTAGCTACCGACCTGAGCGAGCCGGCGCTCCAGCGCGCGCGCACGGGCGTGTATCGCGGGCGCAGCCTACAGAATGTGCCGCCCGAGATCTTGCGACGCCATTTTAACGCATACGACGACGGCTATATTGTCGATGCGGCCGTGCGATCACTGGTGCGCTTCGAGCAGATCAATCTGCTCGAGCCGTTCCCGCGCGAGATGCAGGGTATCGATATTATTTTCTGCCAGAACGTAACGATCTACTTCCAACTGAAGACCTGCCAGCAGCTAATCACGCGATTCTACGAGTGCCTGCCCAGCGATGGGCTGCTGTTTCTCGGATTTTCTGAGACACTCTGGAATATTTTCGATCGTTTTCGCACGCGAGAAATCGCCGGCGCATACGTTTATTCCAAAGAAAGCCCAACGACACCAGCGATCGCCAGCCCACCGGCTGCCGGGGCACCACCTGTACCCGCACGCGCGGGCCGCAGCCGTGCCGGCCATAGCACCAGCGTGCCCGAGCGGGCGAAAAGCAGGCGCGCTGCACATGCGCCAGCCCACGCTGCTCACGCCGAACCCGGCCCGCAACGCGCCCAGAATGATCGCACGCTGCTGGCCCAGGGCCACACGCTGCTGGCCCAGGGCCGCTTCGACGAAGCACTCGAGATCTTGCGGCATATTGCCCCGCACTCGGCGCTGGCGCCCGCAGCGATCACGCTGGTGGCCCGCGCCCATGCCGATCGCGGCGACCTCGACCTGGCGGCGGCTGAGGTTCAGCGGGTGATCGAGATCGATACGCTGCACGCCGAAGCCTACCTATTACTCGGCATTATCTATAGCCGGCAGGGCCAGTGGGCCAACTCCATTCAGCAGCTTGAGCGCGCACGCTATCTCAATGCCGAGCTCGAACTGGTATCGTTTTACCTGGCCGAGGCTTACCGCCAGGCTAGTCGTCACGATCGCGCGGCCGCAGAGTATCGCAATACGCTGCAAAAGCTCGATAAACATCCGCCCGGCGCGCTGCTCGACGGCGTGGCGGTGAGCTGGCTACGTGAAACATGCCAGCGACATATCGATAATCTCTTGCGCTCGACATTGAGCAACGTAGGGGCGTAA
- the cheB gene encoding chemotaxis-specific protein-glutamate methyltransferase CheB, protein MSQPIRVLIVDDSALMRHVITELLEQDPALQVVGKARDGREAIELVQQLRPDIITMDVRMPVMDGLATTEHVMAYCPTPILVLTASLASHDVDITFKMLGAGALEVIEKPAGSDPADLARAGHELIRRIKVLARVKVVTHLRGRRKPGAGTDQPHHAAPAKALKRAGQAPPLPITRAPSATAWPEYPIIVIGASTGGPRVVNQVLHGLPRDLNAAVLVVQHIAAGFSAGMAEWLAHTSRLPVQLAQEGQALHPGKVLLVPDQLDLLITSEQTVHLSNNPLLIQRPSIDISMQAAADVFGPRAIGVLLTGMGRDGAFGMQAIKRSGGYTIAQDEATSTIYGMPRAAIHLGATCAVLGANEIAARLVALVAAGSQPTALMPGRGVL, encoded by the coding sequence ATGAGCCAACCAATCCGCGTACTAATAGTCGATGACTCCGCGCTAATGCGGCATGTGATCACCGAGCTGCTCGAGCAGGACCCGGCGCTTCAGGTTGTTGGCAAGGCCCGCGATGGGCGCGAGGCGATCGAGCTAGTGCAGCAGCTGCGCCCCGATATCATTACCATGGATGTGCGCATGCCGGTGATGGATGGGCTGGCAACCACCGAGCATGTTATGGCCTACTGCCCCACGCCGATCCTGGTGCTCACCGCCTCGCTCGCAAGCCACGATGTCGATATCACGTTCAAAATGCTCGGCGCCGGGGCACTCGAGGTGATCGAAAAGCCTGCCGGTAGCGACCCGGCCGACCTGGCCCGCGCCGGCCACGAGCTGATCCGCCGCATCAAGGTGCTCGCGCGCGTCAAGGTCGTTACACACTTGCGCGGCCGCCGTAAGCCAGGCGCAGGCACCGACCAGCCTCACCATGCTGCGCCGGCTAAAGCGCTCAAGCGCGCCGGCCAGGCACCGCCGCTACCCATCACCCGCGCACCCTCGGCCACTGCCTGGCCCGAGTACCCGATCATCGTGATTGGCGCCAGCACCGGTGGGCCGCGTGTCGTCAACCAGGTGCTGCATGGGCTGCCGCGCGATCTGAACGCCGCCGTACTGGTGGTGCAGCATATCGCCGCCGGCTTCAGCGCCGGTATGGCCGAGTGGCTGGCCCATACGAGCCGCTTGCCGGTGCAGCTGGCCCAGGAAGGGCAGGCTCTACATCCTGGCAAAGTGCTGCTCGTGCCCGATCAGCTCGATCTCCTGATCACTTCCGAGCAGACTGTGCATCTCAGCAACAACCCGCTGCTGATCCAACGCCCATCGATCGATATCTCGATGCAGGCTGCCGCAGATGTATTCGGCCCGCGCGCGATCGGCGTATTGCTCACTGGAATGGGCCGCGATGGTGCGTTCGGCATGCAGGCGATCAAGCGCTCTGGCGGCTACACGATCGCGCAAGACGAGGCTACCAGCACGATCTATGGCATGCCGCGCGCTGCCATCCACCTCGGCGCCACTTGCGCGGTGCTGGGGGCCAACGAGATCGCTGCACGGCTGGTGGCGCTCGTCGCAGCCGGTAGCCAGCCAACTGCACTGATGCCTGGCCGAGGTGTGCTATGA
- a CDS encoding response regulator codes for MSEKILVVDDSKLVTDIVKMRLSMYGYEVRLAHSGEEALAKIADEVPDLMVLDVQMPGIDGYEVCRRLRDDPTLDDLRIIMLTSSDDKHAAFEAGVDDYLNKDLDLLNLPNRVKHILDMQ; via the coding sequence ATGTCAGAGAAAATTCTCGTCGTCGATGATAGCAAGCTCGTCACCGATATCGTCAAGATGCGGCTCAGTATGTATGGCTACGAGGTCCGGCTGGCGCATAGCGGCGAAGAGGCACTCGCGAAGATCGCCGACGAGGTGCCCGATCTGATGGTTCTCGATGTTCAGATGCCCGGCATCGACGGCTACGAGGTGTGCCGGCGCCTGCGCGACGACCCGACGCTCGACGATCTACGCATTATTATGCTCACGTCGAGCGACGATAAGCACGCTGCCTTCGAGGCCGGCGTCGATGATTACCTGAATAAAGACCTCGACCTCCTGAATCTGCCTAATCGTGTCAAGCATATTCTCGATATGCAGTAA
- a CDS encoding hybrid sensor histidine kinase/response regulator, translated as MDLSAFYNQFRDETAENLRVVSEGLLELEALAPGSSGYRERIDAIFRAMHTIKGSARLLGFEATGRIAHTCEHILGAVRDGRRELDRSLADDLLRGGDAILELTNAAVDGRPSTIDVDTLTITLGRSNRATPEVEPLPTPTPTPEPSVAIPTPAPAARPARPARQTIRVRVDRLDRLLNLAGELAVGRQFQAAHLHTLEQLTQLAEQQERALLALQRQLKQLRFSPMQREVIDRHLNSAFNAGDLASKLIRVHIERFGQHANQTSHLIEDLEQEVMAARLLPISTVFTNLPRLVRELARETGKEIALVLAGEATELDRKVIEALNDPLIHLIRNAVDHGIETPDAREQGGKPRQGTISVSAEALGAYVHVRIHDDGRGMDPQRLRDAAVRRNLYTAETAALLTDQEALELIFMPGFSTAQIITDISGRGVGMDVVRTNILELGGQVHVDSQRQAGSTITLALPLTLVTTRVLLVEIGEHTFALPAAGCQGSTWVYPERLKTVEGRAMLPHDGRLASLLRLADLLDVGGARAFPSRQRMPAVLVGTQRPLALLVDRLIDEREVVVKPLGPLLEKQRRFNGAIQLGDGRLILLINPVTLAQTARGMTLAAPSVKRDDIRRSARLLVADDSFTTRELIRSILQSAGYQVTTAIDGFDALDKLRGDTYDLVVSDVEMPRVDGFQLTSSIRNDLGLTDLPVIIVTSLASEAHKRRGLEVGAQAYIVKSQFNQNSLLETVQQLLT; from the coding sequence ATGGATCTAAGCGCGTTCTACAACCAATTTCGCGACGAAACTGCCGAGAATCTGCGGGTGGTCAGCGAAGGCCTGCTCGAGCTCGAGGCGCTGGCGCCTGGATCGAGCGGCTACCGCGAGCGGATCGACGCAATCTTCCGCGCCATGCATACGATCAAAGGCTCGGCCCGCCTGCTCGGCTTCGAGGCAACCGGCCGGATCGCGCACACCTGCGAGCATATTCTGGGTGCGGTGCGTGATGGCCGGCGCGAGCTCGATCGATCGCTCGCCGACGACTTACTGCGCGGTGGCGATGCCATCCTCGAGCTGACCAACGCCGCCGTCGATGGTCGCCCTTCAACGATCGATGTCGATACACTCACTATCACGCTTGGCCGGAGCAACCGGGCTACCCCCGAGGTCGAGCCGCTACCCACACCCACGCCCACGCCCGAGCCATCCGTCGCGATACCTACGCCGGCCCCTGCTGCGCGGCCGGCCCGCCCCGCCCGCCAGACCATCCGCGTGCGTGTCGATCGGCTCGACCGGCTGCTGAACCTCGCCGGCGAGCTGGCCGTCGGCCGCCAGTTCCAGGCCGCACACCTGCACACACTCGAACAGCTGACACAGCTGGCCGAGCAGCAAGAGCGCGCATTGCTGGCGCTTCAGCGCCAGCTCAAGCAACTGCGCTTCTCACCAATGCAACGCGAGGTGATCGATCGACATCTGAACAGTGCATTCAACGCCGGCGACCTGGCCAGCAAGCTGATCCGTGTGCATATCGAGCGTTTCGGTCAGCACGCTAACCAGACCAGCCACCTGATCGAGGATCTTGAGCAGGAGGTGATGGCCGCACGCCTGCTGCCGATCTCAACCGTCTTCACAAACCTGCCGCGCCTTGTGCGCGAGCTTGCCCGCGAGACGGGCAAAGAGATTGCACTGGTGCTGGCCGGCGAGGCTACCGAGCTCGATCGCAAGGTGATCGAGGCACTCAACGACCCGCTCATCCACCTGATTCGCAACGCCGTCGACCACGGTATCGAAACGCCCGACGCGCGCGAACAGGGCGGTAAGCCGCGCCAGGGTACCATTAGCGTCAGCGCCGAGGCACTCGGTGCCTATGTCCATGTGCGCATTCACGACGACGGCCGTGGCATGGATCCGCAACGCTTGCGCGATGCCGCCGTGCGCAGGAACCTGTATACCGCTGAGACGGCGGCGCTGCTCACCGATCAGGAGGCGCTCGAGCTAATCTTCATGCCTGGCTTCAGCACCGCCCAGATTATTACCGATATCTCTGGCCGCGGCGTGGGTATGGATGTTGTACGCACCAATATCCTCGAGCTAGGCGGCCAGGTTCATGTCGATTCGCAGCGGCAAGCCGGCAGCACGATCACACTTGCGCTGCCACTTACACTCGTCACGACCCGCGTGCTGCTGGTCGAGATCGGCGAGCATACTTTTGCCCTGCCGGCCGCCGGCTGTCAGGGCAGCACCTGGGTCTATCCCGAGCGCCTGAAGACCGTCGAGGGCCGTGCAATGCTGCCACACGATGGCCGGCTGGCTTCGCTGCTGCGCCTGGCCGATCTGCTCGATGTCGGTGGGGCGCGCGCCTTTCCATCGCGCCAGCGAATGCCAGCAGTCTTGGTCGGCACCCAACGTCCGTTGGCGCTGCTGGTCGACCGGCTCATCGACGAACGTGAGGTGGTGGTCAAGCCACTGGGGCCACTACTCGAGAAGCAGCGCCGCTTCAACGGCGCCATCCAGCTCGGCGACGGCCGGCTGATCTTGCTGATCAACCCGGTGACATTGGCACAAACCGCCCGTGGCATGACCCTTGCCGCGCCGAGTGTTAAGCGCGACGACATACGTCGCAGCGCGCGCCTGCTGGTCGCCGACGATTCGTTCACCACGCGCGAGCTGATCCGCTCGATCCTGCAATCGGCTGGCTATCAGGTCACTACTGCGATCGATGGCTTCGACGCGCTTGACAAACTGCGCGGTGATACCTACGATCTTGTTGTAAGCGATGTTGAGATGCCGCGTGTCGATGGCTTCCAGCTCACCAGCAGTATTCGCAACGACCTGGGTTTGACCGATCTACCCGTCATCATTGTCACTAGCCTGGCCTCCGAAGCCCACAAACGGCGCGGCCTCGAGGTCGGCGCTCAGGCCTATATCGTCAAGAGTCAGTTCAACCAGAACAGCCTGCTGGAGACTGTACAGCAACTTCTTACCTGA
- a CDS encoding methyl-accepting chemotaxis protein yields MAVDIYNNQNERARLLGRFALSFAATTFLGGIGMVVLNLVGMLSNPRVLTTISFALAIGLVITGATIWLLRKQRYRHASIVFLYATVLYVTLAIHLVAGTSGPVCILYLVPIMAAGLFGARNDSIYLFVLALVCYLILTLLEITGLTAPVISIAGAAGQIVSLLSFGLTGALLSYLALVWLNSTAHFGEQASEQSDALFQSNQKLLEKNIQQIELGSELSTAAAELLAASHQQASGATQQASAVSEVSTTIEELGSTARQIAIAAEQVAEASRQTLENLSEGQDAVDNSIQAMERIRGRMQDVSARVLNLGERSQQIGEIIDLINDLSDETHLLALNAAIEAAGAGEHGRRFAVVAAEVKSLANRALAAAKEVKGVIAEIQQATNSAVLAAEEGGKEVEHGVELAHSAGEVMNAIVMVAERTAQSSGEISLATAQQQSASEQVVETMREIADVARQTAAGSRQMAESAQMLTAIAERLHGLVYEDSPDHTTHDRALKADIDAIDQRMAVLANRNGAR; encoded by the coding sequence ATGGCCGTCGATATCTACAACAACCAGAACGAGCGCGCCCGGCTGCTAGGCCGCTTTGCTCTCAGCTTCGCCGCCACTACATTCCTCGGCGGCATCGGGATGGTGGTGTTGAATCTGGTTGGCATGCTGTCGAACCCACGCGTGCTCACTACCATATCATTCGCACTCGCGATCGGACTCGTCATTACCGGGGCGACAATCTGGCTGTTGCGTAAGCAGCGCTACCGGCATGCCAGTATTGTGTTCCTGTATGCTACCGTGCTGTATGTGACACTGGCGATCCACCTGGTTGCTGGTACCTCAGGCCCGGTGTGCATATTATATTTAGTGCCAATTATGGCAGCCGGGCTGTTCGGCGCGCGCAACGATAGTATCTATTTATTCGTGCTGGCGCTGGTGTGCTACCTCATCCTGACGCTGCTCGAAATCACCGGCCTGACTGCGCCGGTGATCTCGATCGCTGGGGCGGCCGGCCAGATCGTTTCTTTGCTCTCCTTTGGCCTGACTGGTGCCTTACTCAGTTACTTGGCACTGGTCTGGTTGAATAGCACCGCGCATTTTGGCGAACAGGCCAGCGAACAGTCCGATGCGCTGTTCCAGTCGAACCAGAAGCTGCTCGAGAAGAATATTCAGCAGATCGAGCTGGGTAGCGAGCTCTCGACCGCCGCCGCCGAGCTGCTCGCGGCGTCGCACCAGCAGGCCAGCGGCGCAACCCAGCAGGCCAGCGCTGTGTCTGAGGTTAGCACTACGATCGAGGAGCTTGGCTCGACTGCGCGGCAGATTGCCATCGCCGCCGAGCAGGTGGCCGAGGCCTCACGCCAGACCCTCGAGAATCTTAGTGAGGGTCAGGACGCGGTCGATAATAGCATCCAGGCCATGGAGCGCATCCGCGGCCGCATGCAGGATGTCTCGGCGCGCGTGCTCAATCTGGGCGAGCGCTCACAGCAGATCGGCGAGATCATTGACTTGATCAACGATCTCTCGGACGAAACCCACCTGCTGGCGCTCAACGCGGCGATCGAAGCGGCCGGTGCCGGCGAGCACGGCCGCCGCTTCGCAGTGGTAGCCGCCGAGGTTAAAAGCCTGGCCAACCGCGCACTGGCCGCCGCCAAAGAGGTCAAGGGCGTGATCGCCGAGATCCAGCAGGCGACCAACTCGGCCGTGCTGGCCGCTGAAGAGGGTGGCAAAGAGGTTGAACATGGCGTCGAGCTGGCCCATAGCGCCGGCGAGGTGATGAACGCGATCGTGATGGTCGCCGAGCGTACCGCCCAGAGCAGCGGCGAGATCAGCCTGGCTACCGCCCAGCAGCAGAGCGCCAGCGAGCAGGTGGTTGAGACCATGCGCGAGATCGCCGATGTCGCACGGCAGACTGCCGCCGGCTCGCGCCAGATGGCTGAGTCGGCTCAGATGCTCACGGCCATCGCCGAGCGCCTACACGGCCTGGTGTACGAAGATTCACCCGACCATACAACCCATGATCGCGCGCTCAAGGCCGATATCGACGCGATCGACCAGCGTATGGCCGTGCTCGCCAACCGCAACGGCGCGAGATAA
- a CDS encoding chemotaxis protein CheW has translation MNGEIYALPSQSVREVMRYRDYTPVPGAPPMLPGILNQRGTIVPIVNLYPLLGLESPPVTRATRLVIMAHNDVDLALLLEAVLDLTTIVITTIEPIPVALDPVRARFLRGVVQHDEQVIALIDLDELIATLRNLE, from the coding sequence ATGAACGGTGAAATATATGCATTGCCGTCGCAGAGCGTACGCGAGGTGATGCGCTACCGCGACTACACGCCAGTGCCTGGCGCCCCGCCCATGTTGCCGGGGATCCTGAATCAGCGCGGTACGATCGTACCGATTGTCAATCTCTACCCACTGCTTGGCCTCGAAAGCCCGCCGGTCACGCGCGCAACACGCCTGGTGATCATGGCACACAACGATGTCGACCTGGCGCTGCTGCTCGAGGCTGTACTCGATCTTACCACTATCGTCATCACAACTATCGAGCCGATCCCGGTGGCGCTTGACCCAGTGCGCGCGCGCTTTCTGCGCGGAGTCGTTCAGCACGACGAGCAGGTAATCGCCTTGATCGATCTCGATGAACTGATCGCCACGCTGCGGAATTTGGAATAG
- a CDS encoding polysaccharide deacetylase family protein produces the protein MSYDRRAASYRLMWILIGLMLALVLVLALRMRAVATPAAAGGLPTAQVLLASRPGGPVAGPVQRPLRFVPAPAAVATVPPAALPTASPTVPPAEPTLTITPIALADVAAPAAPVPTLFATQAPAPPASGQAELTPILMYHYIRWVDAAADPMGYNLSITPAEFEQQIAWLQQQGYHSVTMATAQGCVRGEGACPPRAIALTFDDGYEDAYTNALPILQRYGMVGTFYIVNSLVGQPGYMTWDQLAVLRDAGMELGAHSVSHLNLTTLDQATAAAEIGQSKTDLESRLGISVSSFCYPAGFYDATTEVLVQAAGYSNATTTRWDGDYSDMFALPRRRVAGGTSIDGFVGIVAGG, from the coding sequence ATGAGCTACGATCGTCGCGCGGCCAGCTACCGGCTGATGTGGATTCTGATCGGCCTGATGCTTGCGCTGGTGCTGGTGCTGGCGCTGCGGATGCGGGCAGTGGCGACGCCGGCTGCGGCTGGTGGGCTGCCGACCGCGCAGGTGCTGCTTGCCAGCCGGCCGGGCGGGCCGGTAGCCGGGCCGGTACAGCGTCCGCTGCGGTTCGTGCCGGCGCCGGCAGCTGTGGCGACGGTGCCGCCGGCCGCGCTGCCCACGGCCAGCCCGACGGTGCCGCCGGCCGAGCCGACCCTGACGATCACGCCGATAGCGCTGGCCGATGTAGCTGCGCCCGCCGCGCCGGTGCCAACGCTCTTCGCAACGCAGGCGCCGGCGCCACCTGCGAGCGGCCAGGCCGAGCTGACGCCGATCTTAATGTACCACTACATTCGCTGGGTTGATGCAGCGGCCGACCCGATGGGCTACAATCTGTCGATCACGCCGGCCGAATTCGAGCAGCAGATCGCCTGGCTCCAGCAGCAGGGCTACCATAGTGTGACGATGGCGACGGCGCAGGGCTGTGTGCGGGGCGAGGGCGCCTGCCCGCCCAGGGCAATCGCGCTCACGTTCGACGACGGCTACGAGGATGCGTACACGAACGCGCTGCCGATCTTGCAGCGCTATGGCATGGTCGGCACGTTCTACATTGTCAATAGCCTGGTGGGCCAGCCGGGGTATATGACATGGGATCAGCTGGCGGTGTTGCGCGACGCAGGCATGGAGCTGGGCGCGCACAGCGTCAGCCACCTGAACCTGACCACGCTCGACCAGGCCACGGCCGCCGCCGAGATTGGCCAGTCGAAGACCGATCTCGAAAGCCGCTTAGGCATCAGCGTGAGCAGCTTCTGCTACCCGGCCGGCTTCTACGACGCAACCACCGAAGTGCTGGTGCAGGCGGCCGGCTACAGTAATGCTACAACCACGCGCTGGGATGGCGACTACAGCGACATGTTTGCGCTGCCGCGGCGGCGGGTAGCCGGCGGCACATCGATCGATGGGTTTGTGGGGATTGTGGCAGGTGGGTAG
- a CDS encoding NAD(P)/FAD-dependent oxidoreductase, with translation MTTYDAIIVGGGHNGLVAACYLARAGKRTLVLERYHTIGGAAITEEIHPGFRVSVASYSMSLMRPEIIDELQLPNYGFEVYPKSPSYFMPFPDGEHLFLYAGDRERSKQSIARFSQKDAASYDAWEDFWDRCCDIIEPTLMQPPISLAELAQRFDNAGQADDFRRLMLLSTTDLLNEFFESEYVRATMAPQALISTMAGPATPGTPYVFLVHAIGRAIQGRRGIWGYVKGGMGTVTRTLAAAARDLGVTIRTEAPVAELLVQGGVATGVMLESGEIIHARVVLSNADPRRTFLGLTPASALPAEFRRRIEHNYRIGGTVFKLNLALAELPRYTAAPTGLAPEICSRATVDIAPTLGYLERAWGDFKAGQPSREPFIEIFSQSPTDPSIWPHLASTCCRASASTFLTRCLAAAGTMACASRSPTAFWPSWPSTRPTCAAL, from the coding sequence ATGACTACCTACGACGCGATTATCGTCGGCGGCGGGCACAATGGCCTGGTAGCAGCATGCTACCTGGCCAGGGCCGGCAAACGGACACTGGTGCTCGAGCGCTACCACACTATCGGCGGCGCGGCGATCACCGAGGAGATCCATCCCGGCTTTCGTGTGTCGGTCGCCTCGTACTCGATGAGCCTCATGCGGCCCGAGATCATCGATGAGCTACAGCTGCCCAATTATGGCTTCGAGGTCTACCCTAAATCACCCTCATACTTCATGCCCTTCCCCGATGGCGAGCACCTGTTTTTGTATGCCGGCGACCGCGAGCGCAGCAAACAGTCGATCGCCCGCTTCTCGCAGAAGGACGCCGCCAGCTACGATGCATGGGAAGATTTCTGGGATCGCTGCTGCGACATCATCGAGCCGACACTGATGCAGCCGCCGATCAGCCTGGCCGAGCTGGCTCAGCGCTTCGATAACGCTGGCCAGGCCGACGACTTCCGCCGCCTGATGCTGCTCTCGACCACCGACCTGCTGAACGAGTTCTTCGAGTCAGAGTATGTGCGCGCCACCATGGCCCCGCAGGCGCTGATCAGCACTATGGCCGGCCCGGCCACACCCGGCACGCCCTATGTGTTCCTGGTTCACGCGATCGGCCGGGCCATCCAGGGTCGCCGTGGCATCTGGGGCTATGTGAAGGGCGGCATGGGCACCGTCACGCGCACACTCGCCGCCGCCGCGCGCGACCTGGGGGTGACGATCCGCACCGAGGCGCCCGTGGCCGAGCTGCTGGTGCAGGGCGGTGTGGCCACCGGCGTGATGCTCGAGAGCGGCGAGATCATCCACGCGCGCGTGGTGCTGTCGAACGCCGACCCCAGGCGCACATTCCTCGGGCTTACGCCCGCCAGTGCGCTGCCGGCCGAGTTCCGCCGGCGCATCGAGCACAACTACCGCATCGGCGGCACGGTGTTCAAGCTCAACCTGGCCCTGGCCGAGCTGCCGCGCTACACCGCCGCCCCGACCGGCCTGGCCCCCGAGATCTGTTCGCGCGCCACCGTCGACATCGCGCCGACACTTGGCTACCTCGAGCGCGCCTGGGGCGATTTCAAGGCCGGCCAGCCCTCGCGCGAGCCGTTCATCGAGATCTTCTCGCAGTCGCCCACCGACCCGAGCATATGGCCCCACCTGGCCAGCACGTGCTGTCGTGCTTCTGCCAGTACTTTCCTTACGAGGTGCCTGGCCGCAGCTGGGACGATGGCCTGCGCGAGCAGATCGCCGACCGCATTCTGGCCAAGCTGGCCGAGTACGCGCCCAACATGCGCGGCGCTGTGA
- a CDS encoding Rieske 2Fe-2S domain-containing protein: MELNDFTFQPDLALATTIPARWYVDPDVLPIEQQRIFGHTWQLVGRLEQVRNPGDFFTCTVIDEPLVVVRDGSGRLHAYFNVCRHRAGAVADGCGNRKTLQCSYHAWTYGLDGQLLNTPEFAGVRNFDKAAFGLQPVQVDSWGPFVFVNLDPAAPPLQAVLGAIPSETAHLPLERMGFYKRVDYQIECNWKVYVDNYLEGYHIPVAHPGLFKEIDYKQYAVETFRYYSKQFAPIREKPDSLYRRNLGEGASAQALYYWLFPNLMLNIYPDNLQINIILPLGHQRTLTIFEWYVLDIDRPEVADDFHRSFKFSDLVQQEDIAICESVQQRLKSRAYDVGRFSVARENGVHHFHGLLCEFLQR, encoded by the coding sequence ATGGAACTGAATGACTTTACCTTCCAGCCCGATCTCGCGCTGGCCACTACCATCCCGGCTCGCTGGTATGTCGACCCAGACGTGCTGCCGATCGAGCAGCAGCGCATCTTCGGCCACACCTGGCAGCTGGTCGGCCGGCTCGAGCAGGTGCGGAACCCCGGCGACTTCTTCACCTGTACGGTGATCGATGAGCCGCTGGTGGTGGTGCGCGACGGCAGCGGCCGGCTGCATGCTTACTTCAATGTCTGCCGCCATCGCGCCGGCGCAGTGGCCGATGGCTGCGGCAACCGCAAGACGCTCCAGTGCAGCTACCATGCCTGGACATACGGGCTCGATGGTCAGCTGCTGAACACCCCCGAGTTCGCGGGCGTGCGCAACTTCGATAAGGCCGCCTTCGGTCTGCAGCCGGTGCAGGTCGATAGCTGGGGGCCATTCGTGTTTGTCAACCTCGACCCAGCCGCGCCACCATTGCAGGCGGTGCTGGGCGCCATCCCAAGCGAAACGGCGCACCTGCCGCTCGAGCGCATGGGCTTCTACAAGCGCGTCGACTATCAGATCGAGTGTAACTGGAAGGTCTATGTCGACAACTACCTCGAAGGCTACCACATCCCGGTCGCTCACCCCGGCCTATTCAAAGAGATCGACTACAAACAGTACGCCGTCGAGACCTTCCGCTACTATTCGAAGCAGTTTGCGCCGATCCGCGAGAAGCCCGACTCACTCTACCGCCGCAACCTCGGCGAGGGCGCGAGCGCCCAGGCGCTGTACTACTGGCTGTTCCCCAACCTGATGCTGAATATCTACCCCGACAACCTCCAGATCAATATCATCCTGCCGCTCGGCCACCAGCGCACCCTGACGATCTTCGAGTGGTATGTGCTCGATATCGATCGGCCCGAGGTAGCCGACGACTTCCACAGATCATTCAAGTTTAGCGACCTGGTGCAGCAGGAAGATATCGCGATCTGCGAGTCCGTGCAGCAGCGCCTCAAGTCGCGCGCATACGATGTCGGCCGCTTCTCGGTGGCGCGCGAGAATGGCGTCCATCATTTCCACGGTCTGCTGTGCGAGTTCCTACAGCGCTAA